The window GGGCACTGTCCAGCTAAGAAGTGACGCATCTAAAACTTCTGACCACCAATATCTCAGCAATTTCAACTGGCCGCTGGATGAATCCCAACACCATCGCAGGGGTGCGCTTGTGTCGGTGGCCCCAGTGAGGACGGCACCAATTGTGGATCAATCTCTGTACGTTCAATGCTCTCTGTAGTCCCTCAACCTTTTTGGCATAGTGATTCTGGCGTCGGCGATAGCCACTTGCCCGTCGTCTCAAGGAACTGTTGAGTGCTTCATTGTGATTTGCATGGACCTCGCTCTTGGGGCTAATGGCCGTGTAAGGATGCTCTCGATTCACCCACTCTACCCGAGGTTTTCCCTGAGAGCCTTTGATTTTCATTGCCACCTCTAATCCCGCTCGCCACACTTTTCGGAAAGGGTACGCCTGTGTCGTTGCACTCCCTGGCAGGTAGACACTCGCTAGCTTCCACAACTCGTTTGAGTATCGACGTTCTCCATCGGTAAACCAACGAATCGATAAACTCGGTTTAGCCCAATCCCAAGCGGCTTTGACACTCTCTTCAAATAACGCCCCATTCTTGAGACCGGCGCGGGCCTCTAACCAATAGCGACTGTCACGTTCGATGAAATGAATCGTCCAGCCTTCACTGAGCCAGGGGGGGATAATTCTCACCTACGCGAGTGTACACTTCATCACCTTCAATCGTGATATCTGACTCCTCTGAAGAAGGGGGTGACCAGCTTGATAATTGAGCCGATAAACGCTCTTCCCAGCGGATGATACTGCTGGGGGATTTCCCTAGCACTCTCCCGGCGGCTCTAATACCAAGCCCTTCGGTGCGGGCATTGATGGCCATCGATATTGTCTCGACTGGGGTTCTCAGTCTCGCCATCGGTGTCCCACTGCGCTCGTTAAAGCGACGACCGCAATCTGTACAGAGGAAGTACTGAACCACCTGAGCTGTTTTCAAAGTCTTGGTCCCGTTCTTGACCACATTCTCGTGATGACAATAGATGCACTGCATTAGCCTGAAACTTATACTGAAATTACATTCTAGCAATCACTCCTTAAGGAAGCAGTGCCTAATCGAGGAAGTTGAGGATTTGGGCGGGCGCCATCGAGACCGGGTTGAAAGCTATTTGAGTAATTTGCTCCTGCGCCTGCTTAAGCGCGAGTATCAAGCCGATAAGCGAACCACCAGTTGGGACGTAAGCATTAAGACATCAGCCCTAAATATTCGTAAAGAGATTAAGCGCCATCCCTCATTACGTCGTCATTGTATTGAAAGCTTTGAAGTGACCTATCAGTATGCACGAGAACTAGCGTCGATTGAGTCTCAACTCGACCGACCTTGATTTAAGAAATATGCGCATATTCTACACTATCAAAATCAAATTCCATAAGAAATAATATATTTGAGCAGATAGGTTGTGCACATCCCTATTATTGTTCTTATCAGCAAATAGTTTATAGTGCAGAGATATTGAAGATTTTTTGTAAATGCATTTCAACCATTGCTTTTTCTCTGCCAGTCAAATCAGATTGGGTGGCAGTCGATAACCGAAGATAATTCAGGTAAGAAACCCAGTCCTTATCTTGCAACCAGTCTTTACTCGAATTATTGCTATTAATGATCCAATATGACCAAACAACCGTGTCAAGAATAATAATTGGCCAGTCTTTTACGTGGTTGTGAAT is drawn from Acaryochloris thomasi RCC1774 and contains these coding sequences:
- a CDS encoding IS1/IS1595 family N-terminal zinc-binding domain-containing protein (programmed frameshift), with amino-acid sequence MQCIYCHHENVVKNGTKTLKTAQVVQYFLCTDCGRRFNERSGTPMARLRTPVETISMAINARTEGLGIRAAGRVLGKSPSSIIRWEERLSAQLSSWSPPSSEESDITIEGDEVYTRVGENIPPWLSEGWTIHFIERDSRYWLEARAGLKNGALFEESVKAAWDWAKPSLSIRWFTDGERRYSNELWKLASVYLPGSATTQAYPFRKVWRAGLEVAMKIKGSQGKPRVEWVNREHPYTAISPKSEVHANHNEALNSSLRRRASGYRRRQNHYAKKVEGLQRALNVQRLIHNWCRPHWGHRHKRTPAMVLGFIQRPVEIAEILVVRSFRCVTS
- a CDS encoding DUF29 family protein, which encodes MHCISLKLILKLHSSNHSLRKQCLIEEVEDLGGRHRDRVESYLSNLLLRLLKREYQADKRTTSWDVSIKTSALNIRKEIKRHPSLRRHCIESFEVTYQYARELASIESQLDRP